TCCGCCCGCGGAGGGGCACGACCGGGTCGGCCCCGACGCCCTCGACACGCTGGCCGCGCGTATCGCGGCCGATCCGGCGGGCGACCGCCCCGACGTACTGCTCCTGCTGGGCGACCAGGTGTACGCGGACGAGACCTCCGAACCCACCCAGGCATGGCTCGCCGCCCGCCGCGACCTCGGCGTCGCGCCCGGCACCCAGGTCGCGGACTTCGAGGAGTACACGCAGCTCTACTACGAGTCCTGGCTCGACCCCGAGGTGCGCTGGCTGCTCTCCACGGTCCCGAGCCTGATGATCTTCGACGACCACGACGTCATCGACGACTGGAACACCAGCGCCGCCTGGCTCGCGCACATCCGCGCCCAGCCCTGGTGGTCCGAACGCGTCCTCAGCGGCTTCATGACGTACTGGGTCTACCAGCACCTGGGCAATCTCGGCCCCGCCCAGCTGAAGAACGACCCGGTCTACGCGGCGGTCTGCGCGACCCCTGACGGCACCGCCGCCCTGCGCTCCTTCGCGGCCCGCGCGGACGCCCGCGTCGCACCGCACCGGGACGCGGTACGGGAAAGTCCCGCCGAGGGCCTGCGCTGGAGCTTCCGCCGCGACTTCGGCCGGGTACGCCTGATCATGATCGACACCCGCGCGGCCCGGATCCTCCAGGAGGACCAGCGCGCGATGCTCGGGCCCGCCGAGGCACAGTGGCTGCGCGAGCAGATCCTGGACGGGACGGACGAGCCGCACGGCCTGGGGGTGGAGGCGGTCGGGGCCGGTGGCTACGACCATCTGCTGGTCGCCACCTCGCTGCCCTGGCTGTTGCCGCACCTCGTCCACGACGCCGAGATCTGGAACGCGGCGCTGTGCCGCGGCGCGCGCGGCGGGCCGGACGGGCGCTGGGCCGGGTTCGGCGAGAAGGTCCGGCAGGCCGCGGACCTGGAGCACTGGGCCGCCTTCCCGGAGTCCTTCACCGAACTGAGCGAGCTCCTGCGCGAGGCGGCCGACGGCCCGGCGGCACCCGCGACGGTGTGCGTGCTCTCCGGCGACGTACACCACGCCTACGTCGCCGAACCCTCCTGGCCGGACCGTCAACCCGCCGCCCGCGTCCTGCAGTTGACGTGCTCCCCCGTACACAACTCCGTCCCCGCCTATATGAAGGCCGGTTTCCGTTTCGGCTGGAGCGCGGTCGGCCGGGTACTCGGCCGTCTGCTGCGACGGCACGGCCGCACCGCTCCCGCGACCGTCAACTGGCGCCGCACCGGCGGCCCGTGGTTCGGCAACCACCTCATGACCCTCGCCCTGCACGGACGCTCGGCCGAACTCACCCTGGAGACGGCCCGTACGACCGGCCGCAGGGGCGGGAAGGGCGACACCCCGCACACCCGGCTGGTGACGGTGGAGAAGACACGGCTTACGTGAGGGGGTCAGGGGCCCGCCGTCACTTCTCCTCCGGGGCGTGGCTCACGTGAGTGAGTGAGGGCCCCTCCGTCACTCTCGCCCGGGGGACGCGGCTCTCCGCTCAGCACATGATCCGGATCACAGGCCGGACGGCTGAACAGTCATGCAATCCATTGCGTATCCCTCGTCGCGGGCCAGGCCCGACAGCGGCACGCGCCGCGCAACCCCCGCGCGACCAGCTCACTTACCCGGCCGCTCCACGCTTGCCATCAATCACCGAGGCAAGTAGGTTGAACTTGCAAGTAAAAATTAGGCTAACCTAACCCTCGAACCCAATCCCCGAACCCAATCCCCGAGCCCCCACTCGATCCCGCTCGTCGGCAATCCCGACCTCCCCCCTCCCCCCTCCCTCTCCCCCGTGCACGGAAGCGTCGCTCGCGCTGCCCACAAGTGCACACGTTTGCGGTACTCCGCGCGCACCACACCGCGCACACCCCCGACGGCATGCCCGCCCTCTCCGCACGCCACGGGATCGCCCCCCGTTCCCTCCCGTTTCACCCCACCCCGTCCCCATTGAAGGAGCACCACCATGTCCCAGTCCCTCAACAAGGCCCAGCCGTACGCGATAGGCGCGTTCCGGGCCGTCGTCGGCCTGCTGTTCGCCTGCCACGGGGCGGCCTCGCTGTTCGGGGTCCTCGGTGGCGCGATGGGCGGCGGGACCATCGACGCGGGCACCTGGCCGGGCTGGTACGCGGCCGTGATCCAGCTCGTCTGCGGCGGCCTGATCCTGCTCGGACTCGGCACCCGCGCCGCCGCCTTCGTGGCCTCGGGTTCGATGGCCTACGCGTACTTCAAGGTGCACCAGCCCGAGGCGCTGTGGCCGCTGCAGAACGGCGGCGAGTCCTCCGCGATGTTCTGCTGGTCCCTGCTGCTCCTCGTCTTCACCGGCTCCGGCGCCTTCGGCCTGGACCGCCTGATCGCCGCCCGCCGCTCCGGCGGCGACACCTCGAACAGCAGCACCCCGGCCGACGGCTCCACGGGCCGGTCCGCCGCGAAGGATTCGGTCACCGCCTGACCCCGCGCCGCTCGTCCACAACGGACGTTCCGAGCCCCCGAGTTGCCGAATCCCCTTGATTCGCCGGGCAGTTGTGCCCGCTCGGGGGCTCCGCCGCGCTCCGCGCAAGGGCGCGGGCCCGCCCCGTCCCGCCACGCCGGGCGAAGGGACTTCCCGCCGTCGCCGGGCCCTTCGTCGCAGGTGAGTGAACGTGACGTAGCGAACAACCGACCCATCGGCGGAAGATCGGCACACGACGCGGCGTAATCTGTAGGGCGATCTGGCCGCCCCTGCCACCTCACCGAGGCAATGCGGCATTTTTGCCGAACGGGGAGTCTCGGTGCTGGAGATGGTGGGCACGCTCGTCGGCAGCCCGTGGATCTACGCGGCTGTCGCCGTCTCCGTACTCCTCGACGTCTTCCTGCCCGTGCTGCCGAGCGGCGTCCTGGTGATCACGGCCGCCACCGCGGCGGCCGGTACGACGGCGACGGCGAGCGGCAAGGTCCCGCACGACGTCCCCGACATCCTGGCCCTGCTGCTGTCCGCGGCGACCGCCTCGGTGCTCGGCGACCTGGTCGCCCACCAGTTGGCCGCGCGCGGCGGCACCCGGCTCGAAAACGCCATCGCCCGTTCCCGTCGCCTGGCCAAGGCGCACCAGAGCCTGGGCGCGGCCCTCGCCCGCGGCGGAGGCGCCTTGGTCGTCCTGGCCAGGTTCGCCCCCGCGGGACGCTCCCTGGTCTCCCTCGGCGCCGGGGCGGCCAACCGCCGGATACGCGATTTCCTCCCCTGGTCCGCGGTCGCGGGCGTCGCCTGGGCCGCGTACAGCGTGGGACTCGGCTACTTCGGCGGGCAGTGGCTCGGCGCGACGTGGCTGGCCACCGGAGTCTCCCTGTTCGCCCTGTTCGCCTCCGGAGCGGGGGCCGCGTACGTGATGCGCAGGCCGAGCCTGGCGGGCGTCGGCCCGACCGCACGCCTTGCGGAGGCGGGCGCGCGGTCCGAGGCGGGCATTCAGTCCGAGGCGGGCACGGGCGGGAGCAACAGGGGTATGAACGGCGGGGACGCGGACTCTGACGACGGGAACGTGAGCGAGAGGGGCGCGCCCGGCGCGGACACCCGCGGCACGGAGGCGGACGTCGTGGGCGCGGACGCCGCGGCGACGCGCGGCACGGGGACGAGCCCGGATGACGAGGCCGCCACCCCGCGATTTCGGCGACAGGGCGGCACTTCGCCCCTCAGGTCCATCGTCCGGGTACCGCGTCAGTCGCGGTCACGGCGCTCACGGGGACATGACCGCCGGGCGCGGCGGGTGGAAGCCGCTGCCGACAGGACAGCGCCGTCGACCCGTGGCTCGGGTGGCGGGTCGGGCGGTGGATCGGGCAGCGCGTCGGGTGGCGGATCGCGTGGCGTCCGCGATTCCGGGAGCTCGCGCTAGGGCACGCGCGCCGGCGGAACGGGGCCTACCGTTACCGGTACGGATCCCCGGGGGCCCTCCCCCCCGCCCCCTCCCCGCCCCTCCCCCTCTTCATCTGCTCAACCGCTCACCCGGCAGCCGCCTGACGAGCCGCGCCCTGCCCCCGCACCTCCAGGCCCGCGAGCAGCGCGCCCGTGGCCTCCGCGATGGCGTCGACGGCCTGGTCGAACACCTCACGGTTGTGGGCGGCCGGTGCGCGGAAACCGGACACCTTCCGTACGTACTGCAAGGCAGCGGCTCTGATCTCCTCCTCGGTCGCCTCTTCCGGGAGGACGGGCGGGCGCAGCGTCTTGATGCTTCGGCACATGCCCCCAGTGTTGCGCAGACCTCCGACAACCGGACGGCCTGTGGATAACCGCCCGCCGCCACCGCGTCCACGCATGCGCAGCGGGTCATGTGGACGACCGGCGGAGGTTCGGCCGCCCTCGACGGAAGGCCACCCACACCATCCGCGCAGGTGACCCACAACCCTTACGGGACAAGGCAGTTGACCTGCCCGGACGCTCCGCACCCGCACACCCACGTTCGAGTGACAGGGCCCAGTTCGACTCGCATCCCGAAATCGAACAGACGTATCATTAGCGCGTGGCTGCGACCTACGACTTCCCGAGCGATCTCCTCGCGGGCCAGGAGGAGCTGCACCGAGTGCGGGCTGAGCTGCTGAGCCTGCTGAAACGACTCCCCTGGTCGGTGGAGCCCCTCGACGGATTCAGCGAGACCCAGGGCTGGCGCAAGGTGGAACGCCCCGCTTCCCCCGGCTGGAGCCCCGACGAACAGGCCCAGGTGGAACTCCTGCGCAAGCGCGAACGCGAACTCGCCGTCTTCGTCACCTGCCACCACTACTGGACCGACGTCCAGGGCCCCGACGCCGTCGACGCCCGCAGCGCGCTCAAACACGCGCCGGCCGCCCCCGTCCCCCTCCGCGAGGGCGCGACCCGGGGAGACTGACCCACCGCTCGACCGGCGGCACCCCGCGCCGGTCCGGTCGAAACCGGACCGGAAACGGAAGAGGCGCGGGCACAAGCGCAGGCACAGGCACAGGCACAGGCACAGGCACAGGCACAGGCACAGGCACAGAAAACGACCGGCCCCCTCGCCTCCCACAGCCGGGAGAGAGGAGGCCGTGAACTTCCCGCCGACTCGCTCCGCACGCCCCAGATCACGCTCTGGACCGTGCAGGCGACTCACATGCGACTCACACCCTGGACCGCGCAAGCGACCCGACCACGTCAGGCAGTCGGCGTGACCTGCTCGACGAACTCCTTGGTACGTGTCGCGGTCACGGTGAAGTCGGGCGAAGTGCTGAGGTGATCCACGAACTTCTGGAAGAGCGCGGCGACTTCGGGCGCCGCCATGTTGTCGGTCTCGGCATCGCACGTGATCATGAGCTTGTACTCACCGACCGACTCCACACTGATCGCGCGTGCCCGGTAGGTACGGCGGCTGGTCTCTTCAGGGGTTCCGTAAGGCATGCGGTCTCTCCGGACATGGGAAACACCCTGGCCGGACGGCAAGGGCAACATGTGGGGGGACATGGATCATGGTACGGGGTGGTGATCAGATGTGCGCCCGTACGGAGACAGCCGGGCGCCAACTGCCTTCCACGAGCGGCCACTCAAGACTGAACCTGGCCAACTCCCCTCACCCCGCCCGATATTCGAGAGGCCGTTCGGCCGGAACCATCCCCAAGAAGGACGGGCACCACGGTCACTTTCCGTACGATGCGACCAACAGCGAGTGTCGGCAGAGGAGTTGCAGTGATCGATCACGAGTCGGACTGTCCGCTCGAAGGTCAGGCGTGGTTGCGAAATGCCGTGGCCGCCGCCGGAGTGCTCACGCATCGGCTGCCGGACGACCTCCTGGACCGACGGTCCGCCGAGATCCTCACCGACACACTGGCTCGCTTCACCGAGCAAGCGGACTGGGATTCGGTCACGTTGAGGGACATCGCGCTCGTCGCGACGTTCGAGAACCGGGAGAAGTACGCCGACGACTGCGATTGCGGCGCGTTCGGCTGAGGGTCCGGCCAGGGACACTCGGCCGGACCCGGAAGGCGGTTCATTCCGTGATGCACAGTGGACCGGCACGGGTGGCGCTTCGAGGCACCTCGGCGGCACCTCTCAGTCGCCAAGTGCCTTGGTGAGCGAGTCTCGTAGGGCGCGTGCCGCGGCAGGTGACAGGAGTGCATCGACGTTGGGGCAGCCGTCGTACAGCGCGAGCCTGATGTGGTCGTGGAATCGCGTGGTGGCGACATCGATGGTGATCGTCGGTTCGCCTTCGGCGTGGAAATTGGCAACGTCCGGGGCGCCGTTGAGCGCCTGGATGTCGGGGCCGTCGACGCTGGACCAGATGCTCATGGTGACCTCTGGGATAGTGCGACCGCAGGCGGGCAACGCCGTCGGGCAACCCGGACTCGGGACCGGCCGTGCGGCAAGGCCCACCACACCCACCGAGGAACGGAAAAGCCCCGACCCTCGCATCACGCGCGAAAATCGGGGCTCTCACCCTGTTCACCGAGTGGGCGCGGACGGTTTCGAACCGCCGACATCCGCCTTGTAAGGGCGGCGCTCTACCGCTGAGCTACGCGCCCGGGTGGCCGACAGCCTACCCTGACCTGGGCGCCACCTCGCAAACTCGTGCCGCCCCGGAGCCCTCGGACCGGTCCTCTGTACCGGCCGGATGCCGTGCTCGGTCGGGGGCGATTCGACGGTGTCTCGACGGTGGCTTGGCGATGTCTCGGCGTTGGATCGGCGCTGGGTCGACGGCGTCA
This is a stretch of genomic DNA from Streptomyces sp. NA04227. It encodes these proteins:
- a CDS encoding alkaline phosphatase D family protein, with protein sequence MADLRLGPVLRYVDESSATVWVESSRPCAAEVRCADGAGGTSDTFSVAGHHYALVTVTGLRAGTDTPYEVLLDGHPVWPLTDDRFPASTIRTLPEPGDGGESGIRSGNGNGNGNGNGIVGRTGSGGETQVRGGLRVAFGSCRWAAPPAEGHDRVGPDALDTLAARIAADPAGDRPDVLLLLGDQVYADETSEPTQAWLAARRDLGVAPGTQVADFEEYTQLYYESWLDPEVRWLLSTVPSLMIFDDHDVIDDWNTSAAWLAHIRAQPWWSERVLSGFMTYWVYQHLGNLGPAQLKNDPVYAAVCATPDGTAALRSFAARADARVAPHRDAVRESPAEGLRWSFRRDFGRVRLIMIDTRAARILQEDQRAMLGPAEAQWLREQILDGTDEPHGLGVEAVGAGGYDHLLVATSLPWLLPHLVHDAEIWNAALCRGARGGPDGRWAGFGEKVRQAADLEHWAAFPESFTELSELLREAADGPAAPATVCVLSGDVHHAYVAEPSWPDRQPAARVLQLTCSPVHNSVPAYMKAGFRFGWSAVGRVLGRLLRRHGRTAPATVNWRRTGGPWFGNHLMTLALHGRSAELTLETARTTGRRGGKGDTPHTRLVTVEKTRLT
- a CDS encoding DoxX family protein, whose translation is MSQSLNKAQPYAIGAFRAVVGLLFACHGAASLFGVLGGAMGGGTIDAGTWPGWYAAVIQLVCGGLILLGLGTRAAAFVASGSMAYAYFKVHQPEALWPLQNGGESSAMFCWSLLLLVFTGSGAFGLDRLIAARRSGGDTSNSSTPADGSTGRSAAKDSVTA
- a CDS encoding DUF2277 domain-containing protein, whose product is MCRSIKTLRPPVLPEEATEEEIRAAALQYVRKVSGFRAPAAHNREVFDQAVDAIAEATGALLAGLEVRGQGAARQAAAG